From Quercus lobata isolate SW786 chromosome 1, ValleyOak3.0 Primary Assembly, whole genome shotgun sequence, one genomic window encodes:
- the LOC115955672 gene encoding uncharacterized protein LOC115955672, protein MGFMSMKLDMSKAYDRVEWTYLEKIMEKMGFNRKWINLIAMCIRSVTYSIMLNGQPHGLITPTRGLRQGDPLSPYLFLLVTEGLHALFEEAKDSGEIRGVSLCPMGPRISHLLFADDSLVFCRATVAESVKIQSILYRYEHASGQCINRGKTNLFFSSNTHPEVQAAIKAFLGLPVTSRFEQYLGLPSLVGRSKKKSFSLIKERIWKKLKGWKERLLSQAGREILVKAVIQAIPIFTMSCFRLPKGLISEIETLIRKFWWGYRGDQKKIHWISWEKLCQPKKEGGMGFKELIKFNDSMLAKQIWRLENNEGCLFHGVFKAKFFPNGSVFDCEVSTKGSYASKSIVQARHVMDLGSVWRIGDGKSVKIRGDRWLPQNTAPKIVSPISVLPPGSMVCDLINQDEHQWKSDLIAREFLPHEANIIKGIPLSDRNIPDKQVWHASTHGVYTTRSAYKLLALADRNNIPTCSTNRRSSKFWQGIWSLQVPYKVRHFIWRAANESLPTLYNLQRRRVVQTAYCQNCKAACEDTVHALWGCHRLVVVWEKDAELMKCSRFKCSVFADLLELFFSLRDRNTLFQKDRVYERTGDRFDPYPGLLINTETEDPVICDPLWLSEMLEAGFIRKLTITSANQISDTYLSLDDPGALAQEWSNFMSNKIYEEQKELDRCFHLYGYTDRIVVYGPRPSAGRLIGKRRIVKDPRLMTAKDHVPVFVPISYCALCNDYGVLHEHEQYEDNTDPLDYDNYADTD, encoded by the exons ATGGGTTTTATGTCCATGAAGCTTGACATGTCCAAAGCTTACGACCGAGTCGAATGGACCTATTTAGAAAAAATCATGGAGAAAATGGGATTTAACCGCAAATGGATCAACCTAATTGCTATGTGTATCCGGTCTGTGACGTATTCAATTATGCTTAACGGTCAACCCCACGGCTTGATTACTCCAACCAGGGGGCTGCGTCAAGGCGACCCATTATCGCCTTACCTTTTCCTGCTAGTGACGGAGGGTTTACATGCTCTGTTTGAAGAAGCAAAGGACAGTGGAGAAATAAGGGGTGTCTCCCTATGCCCGATGGGTCCGCGGATTTCTCATCTACTGTTTGCGGACGATAGTTTAGTCTTTTGTAGAGCCACAGTTGCAGAAAGTGTAAAGATCCAATCCATTCTCTACAGATATGAGCATGCGTCTGGACAGTGCATTAATAGAGGCAAGACAAATCTTTTTTTCAGTTCAAATACACACCCGGAGGTTCAAGCAGCCATAAAAGCTTTTCTGGGTTTACCGGTAACTTCAAGATTTGAACAATATTTGGGATTGCCGTCCTTGGTGGGCAGATCAAAGAAGAAGTCCTTTAGCCTCATCAAAGAAAGGATTTGGAAGAAGTTGAAGGGGTGGAAAGAGAGGCTCTTATCGCAGGCTGGCCGCGAAATTCTTGTCAAGGCCGTTATCCAAGCGATCCCTATCTTCACTATGTCCTGTTTTAGGTTGCCAAAAGGCCTGATCAGTGAAATTGAGACCTTAATAAGAAAATTCTGGTGGGGTTATAGAGGGGACCAAAAGAAGATACATTGGATTAGTTGGGAAAAATTATGCCAACCCAAGAAAGAGGGTGGGATGGGGTTCAAAGAGCTAATCAAGTTCAATGATTCTATGCTTGCAAAACAGATTTGGAGACTCGAGAATAATGAGGGGTGTCTTTTCCATGGAGTGTTTAAGGCCAAGTTCTTTCCCAACGGTTCGGTCTTTGATTGTGAGGTTTCTACGAAGGGTTCTTACGCTTCGAAAAGCATTGTACAGGCCAGGCATGTTATGGATTTGGGCTCGGTGTGGAGAATAGGAGACGGGAAATCAGTTAAGATCAGGGGAGATAGGTGGCTCCCCCAGAATACAGCCCCAAAAATAGTGTCCCCAATCTCTGTCTTGCCTCCCGGGTCAATGGTTTGCGACCTCATTAATCAAGACGAGCATCAGTGGAAATCTGATTTGATCGCTCGTGAATTTTTACCCCATGAAGCCAACATCATAAAAGGCATCCCCCTAAGTGACCGAAATATCCCAGATAAACAGGTGTGGCATGCCTCAACACATGGAGTCTATACAACTCGGTCTGCTTACAAGTTACTGGCTTTGGCGGATAGGAATAATATCCCAACATGCTCTACAAACAGAAGATCCAGTAAATTTTGGCAGGGCATCTGGAGTTTGCAAGTACCGTACAAGGTTCGTCACTTTATTTGGAGAGCAGCAAATGAATCTCTTCCAACCTTGTACAATCTGCAGAGAAGGAGGGTGGTTCAAACCGCTTACTGCCAAAATTGTAAGGCTGCTTGTGAGGATACAGTTCACGCATTATGGGGCTGTCACAGGCTGGTGGTGGTGTGGGAGAAGGACGCGGAGCTAATGAAGTGTTCAAGATTTAAGTGCTCTGTTTTTGCTGATTTGCTGGAGTTGTTTTTCTCTCTAAGGGACCGAAATACACTCTTCCAAAaag acagagtttatgaaagaACAGGAGACAGATTTGATCCCTAcccgggattacttatcaacacagagacagaagatccagtaatCTGTGATCCCTTATGGTTATCTGAAATGCTTGAAGCAGGGTTTATCAGAAAATTGACCATTACTTCGGCAAATCAGATCA GTGATACTTACTTATCACTGGATGATCCAGGTGCTttggctcaagaatggtctaatttcatgagtaataagatttatgaagaaCAGAAAGAATTAGATAGATGTTTTCATTTATATGGCTACACCGACAGGATAGTTGTGTATGGCCCAAGACCTTCAGCAGGAAGGCTCATTGGGAAAAGAAGGATTGTTAAAGATCCCAGATTGATGACAGCCAAAGATCATGTTCCTGTTTTCGTTCCTATTTCATATTGTGCCCTATGTAATGATTATGGAGTGCTCCACGAGCATGAGCAGTATGAGGATAACACTGAtccgctagattatgataactacgcgGATACAGATTGA